TACGGTGTAAGGAAACATTCCTTTACAAAAAGGGGACAAGCGATAATCGACACTGTGCAAGAAAATCTTCGCCAAAATGTTTTCCCTTTGTTTGTTTCTGAGCCTACATCTGAAGCAAAGCTCAATCGAATTAATAAAAATCCATATTTGAGTTATTGCCTGCGGCAGCTAGCGAAAGAGTCCGGTTATATGTTTATCTTCGGCCATGGGTTCTCAGATGTTGATCGCCACATCTTCTCTGCAGTTGACCATAGCAGCGTGAACCATGTTTTTGTAGCTATTTTCGGAGACCCGAACGCCGAAGACAACCGCAGAATACGCGGCAACGCCACTGCGTATCTCCAGACTGAGTTTAGGCGTGTCTCCTTTGTAGAGGCTACGAGTGTGCCGATTTGGCGAGATGTGTGAAGCCCTTGTCACGCTTTGACTGGTGACTTAAACAGCGTACTCCCTGACATGAGTACATCATTGGCACCTGAAAATGGACCGTATCGGAGGGAGGTTCGCGCAAGGCGCCAAGCTGCTGCGGGAAAATACAAACCTGAGCGAATTCGTCTGTTGTTAGTGGAAGAAGCACTCCAAGCCGAAGCACTACCCCCCCAGTCAAGGCGACAGTTTTGATACCGCTCACAAGGATCTGAGAGCTGCGGACTGTAATAAACGAGCGATTGTATTTCCGTTCAAGCGGGCAACAAGCCCGGTTCCGCGAACAGTTCTGGGATCGGTATCTCGAAAAAACAGTTCGAGACCACTTTGTAATACCACCGTTAAAGGAGCTTGCCTCGCCAGCTCCTGAGCACCTTCTCAATGCGGCCCCTTTCACAGTCGAGGAGAGGTGAAGCTGGGAGCGTTTGTCTGTCCACTTGCATGTAACCTCTCCAGAGCTCGGCGCAATTTCAGAGTTCTTTATTCTTGCATTTTGGGACGCGATCATCGTCGAGGAGACACTCGATGGCCATCACGCGCGAGAATTTGTATGAGGAGGTCTGGGCAGAACCGATGATCACGGTAGCCAAACGCTACAATGTGTCGTCGAGCTTCCTCGCCCGTGTCTGTAAGCGGATGAATGTGCCGCGACCGGCCAGAGGGTATTGGGCCAAACTAGCGGTAGGAAAAACCAGTAAACAGCCTCCGCTCCCAGAAGCTCAGCCTGGGGACGAATTGGAGTGGTCACGCGATGGTGAACCGATAAGAGCCCCGCGAAAACTGCCACAGCCGCCGCAGGGTAGGCGTAGAAGAAAAGCCCACCCTCGTACCGACTCCAGCGGACAGCATAACCTCCTGGTGGGCGCCCGTGAACACTTCGATGCTGCTCGCGAAAAGGACGATGGCTATCTGAAACCACAAAAAAGACTCCTGGTCGATCTGATTTTGTCGAGAGAATCCCTTGCCCGTGCCTTGGAATCAGCGAACACCCTCTTCTTGGCATTAGAGAATCGTGGCCATCGGGTCGTATTTTCCCCCAGCTCAGAACATTTTAGAAGGGCCACGGTCGATCCCCGGGAGCATGATCTAGGATATCCCCCAACCCTGTGGTGCCCATACCGTACAACCGTTGTCTTTGTCGGAACGGTCGCGATCGGGTTAACTCTCTTCGAGATAGCAGAATCGGTCGAGGTACGCTGGGTCGATGGCAAGTACATTCGTGTCGCCGATGCTCCCCCGCCGAAGCGCAGGGGATATTCATCAAGCTCCTGGGTAAGCAAACGAGATCTGCCAAGTGGCAGGTTCTGCCTGCAGGCGTACTCACCTTATCCCAGAACAGACTGGAAGCGGCAGTGGCGAGAATCTAAGAACGGAGACCTGGCCAACAAAATCCCATCTATTGTACGTGAGCTTGAGCGCGAAGCATCCACCATCGCAACACTCGTTGAGGAGGCCGAACACGAAGCTGAACTGGAACGGCAACGATGGGAGGCGAAACGACTGCAGTGGGCACGTGAAGAAGCTGAGCGGAAACGCATGCAGGCACTGGAGGAGAGCCGTGAGCAGCTATTCGACATCATCGAAAAGTGGGCAGAGGCCAAGCGCGTCGAGGAGTTTTTTGATGACGCTGAGCGTCGGGCGGCCGAAATGAACACTGAGGATAACGCATTTTTCCAGGAGCGGCTTCGAAAAGCTCGCGCTCTTCTAGGAGGAGTGGATACCCTCCATCGTTTTCGCCAGTGGAAAGCGCCTGATGAGATTTAGGAAGACAATGAACCCGAGGTTTCCGCATCCAAGTAATACATGATTTCGAATCGTTTAATCTGGAAAAACCGACTATTGTAGGCTAGGATAAGAGCCCTATCTAATTTCATTTCTAATCTTTTTGGCAGATCTGGCAATGCGGGGGGCCTCCTTCTTCCATTCTGAAGTACCTACCCCCGTTCACAATCCTTGAATGCCCTTATGAGAGCATTAGCCACATCGGAGATGGTATGGTAGCCGATTTAAAAAACACTTCTCAGGTATTGAATCAATTTATCCTGATGCGTTTAGCCGTCGGCTATCTCGGGCAGGGCAAGCAGGCGGGATGGTGGGACTGCAACTTTCTCGATGCCACCGGCATCCGCTTCCTCGAAACCACCTTCCCGCGGACAGCCCGCGCCGCGGCTCTACGGGCCACTACCGAGGCGGCTTGCTCGGTACATGACAAGGCACTCGGGCGGGTCGGCTCCTATCATCTCTTCCGTCTGCCGCCGGCTATGGAAGATCTCCTGGAGCAAACCCTCGAACGAGAAGACATGAATGCCTTATTCAACGAGATCCAGTCTCACGAGGCAGCGCTGGAGACGCTCCATCACTTGGCCGATGCCTTGATCCACGCTCCTACGGGTCCGGTGCAGGTCGGAGTGGAAAGCCGGATTTTGACGCCGACAGCGGTGCGAGAGCTCGCCGCACACTATCATTCCGCCTTCAGAGAGGGCGTTCGGTCCTACCCTTACTTCGCCCCGGACAAAGATGCACGCTGACGAGAGATATACGACTCAGCTTCAGGCTGGGCTCGGGATGATTCCGGAGACGATGGATTTGCTGCGCCTGTGGGAGCCCGGGATGATCCCGTCTCACCTGGCTGACCGGGCGGTGGAGGAGGGATTGTTTTCCCGGGCTACCGCCAGGCGGACCAGGAATTTGGTGGCCGAGATGTTCGCGCCCCGCTACCTGGTGGAGCAGGGCGCGGTTGCTTCCCGCCTCAAATTTCTTCTCGAACAGCGCTTCCCGTCAAGCGCTCTGACCCAGGTATTTTACCTGCAGACGGCGCGAGCCCAACGAGTCTTTGCAGATTTCGTGATCGAGGTCTACTGGCCGAAGTACATGGCCGGCGCTCTTTCACTGGTCCGGGAAGATGCGGAATCGTTCATCCATCGGGCGCTCGATGCAGGGAAGATGCAGAAACGCTGGTCCGAAACGACCATTAAACGGATATCCGGATATCTCCTCGGGTGCTGTGTCGATTTTGGATTGTTGGAAAACGGACGGGGGAAAGAGCGCAGGATCAACCGTTTTTCGATCCGCTCGGATGTTGCCCTTTATTTAGCCTACGATCTCCATTTAAAGCCCCTGAGTGACATGTCCGTTGTTCATCACCCGGACTGGCGGCTGTTTGGCCTGAACAGTCAGGAAGTCATCCGCCTACTGAAGACGCTCAGCCATGATGGTCATCTGTTGATCCAGTCGACCGCAGATCTGGTCCAGATTTCGTGGAAATACCGCAGCATGGAGGAATGCCTCAATGCACTCACTCAAAGATAAGTTTGACGAGGTCTGCCTGCGTCTGGGGCACGGCCGGCGGCTGGAGAGTACCGGCTCCGACCCTATTTATTATCTGGTATTCCCGGTCAGCGAAATTCTCGCCGTGAAGCGTAATACCCGCGCCTGGGTCGCCAAACTGGAGAATCTGGGTTGGCGGGTGGTTACCCTTTCCATGGCCGAGGCGCTAAACTCAATCCTGCGACAGCACAAGCTGCGCAGGCAATGGCTCCTTGGCGAGAAGATGGTCCTAGATCAGGCCGCGCGCACAGGCAAGCCCATAGAGTTTGGCGAAATTAATAAAACTTTGGCTAAGGCCCTGACCGAAGGCACCGATCTCATTATGCTTCTGAGGGCCAAAATGGAGGAAGCGACCGCGCAGCCCAATGGTATCCTCCTCCTTACCGACCTGGAAGCGCTGCATCCGTATCTGCGCATCAACAGTATCGAGGCCCAGCTACAGGGATCGATCCGCTGTCCGGTAGTGGTCCTCTACCCTGGCAAGCGCGAAGGAAAGACCAGTCTACGGTTCCTGGAATTCTACCCCGCCGACCCCAATTATCGTTCCGAGCACATCGGATAACCGAAGGAGCTTTCGCTATGGCAACGATTCGTACCCTCTTCGATTCATCTCGGGCCCTCAGTCGCCCCATCGAGAAGGTGATTACCTATCAGAACCGCAGCGAAGCTCAGTTGCGGACCGAAATCTCAGAATACGTGGTCACCGAAAACATCGAGGAGAACTTCGCCGACCTGCTCAAGAAAATGCAGGCAGCAATGCAGGGAGGGGACGGTCACGAAATCGGGGTCTGGGTCTCCGGCTTCTATGGCTCGGGTAAAAGTTCATTCACCAAATATCTCGGTTTTGCTCTCGACCGAGGAATGAAGCTCGGTGATGACTCCTTCCTCCACCTTCTGCAAAATCAACTCAAGACAGTTCCGGTCCGCGCTCTTTTCAATCAAGTCTCAGCCACCTACGATGCGGCCGTCATCTTCCTCGATCTGGCCAGCGAGATGCTTGCTGGCGCTTCGATGGAGGATATCTCAACCGTCCTCTACCTGAAGGTGCTTCAGTGGGCCGGCTACTCCGAAGACCTCAAAGTCGCCGAGCTGGAGCGGATGTTGGAGATGGATGGGCGGCTCGATTCCTTTTTGAGCCGCGCCAGCGAGGAGCTAGACGGTATTGACTGGAAAGAGGTGCGCAACCAGCCCCTGGTCGCCAACCAGATCGCCGCCCGCCTGGCCTGCGAGTTCTACCCGAAGCTCTTTCCCAAGGCCGAGGACTTCCAAAACCTGACCCTGCACGTGAGCAAGTCCGAATTGAAGCGGGCCGAGGAGATGGTCGAGCTGGTACGCCGCAAGTCGGGCAAAAAGAACATCCTCTTTATTGTGGATGAAGTCGGTCAGTACGTTTCCGCCAAGCCGAACCTCATCCTCAATCTCGATGGCCTGGCGAAAAACCTGAGGCAGATTGGGGGCGGGACCGTCTGGCTGTTCGCCACGGCCCAGCAGACGCTCACCGAAGACAACATTTCGGCGATGCTCAACGCTCCCGGTCTCTTTAAGCTCAAAGACCGTTTCCCAATCCAGATCCATCTGGAGGCCAGCGACATCAAGGAGATCTGCCATAAGCGCCTCTTGACCAAGTCCACGCCGGGCGAGCAGGAACTCGGAAAATGGTTCGACAACCATGGACCGTCCCTTCGCACCGCCACCCAGCTCAGGGATTGTGGGGTCTACGAGACCGGGTTGGGTCGGAAGACCTTTGTCGACCTCTACCCGTTTTTGCCTGCTCACTTTGAAATTCTGCTGCAGTTGCTCGGTCGCCTGGCACGCAAGACAGGGGGGCTGGGGCTGCGTTCGGCCATCAAGGTCGTGCAGGAGGTCCTGGTTGAACGTAGCGGACAACAAAATTCCCTCGCTGATGAGCCGGTCGGACACTTGGCCAATACGGTCACTTTCTATGACGCCCTGCGCCGCGACATCCAGACGAGCTATGCACACATCGTCGAAGGGGTAGAAGCCGTCGTCCATCGCTTCCCGACCGAACAGTTGTACAACCAGGTGGCCAAATCGATCGCCGTTTTGCAGATTCTCGAAAACCTCCCGGTCACCGCGAATAACATCGCCGCTTTGCTGCAGCCCACCGTTGATGCGCCGGCCCGAAAAGATGAGGTCGAGAAGGCAATCGCTGCCATGCTCAAAGACGGCATGATACCGCTCGGGGAAAAGAACGGCAGCCTTCGTTTTCTCACTCAGACCGGCATCACTCTGCAGAAACAGTTCGATCTGATCGAGTTTCGGCAGGTCGACCTCCGCGCGGAAGTCAATGGCGTGTTGCGTTCCATCTTCAAACCGCTCCCCTCTGCCCGCTTGAGCGGAGTTCGGCCCGTCACGGCCGGTTTGAAGATCGTCATTGGCGGAGGTCAGTCGGTTTCCCTGGAGGGGGAGAAGGAAGCGATTCAGTTTCATGTCGAGTTCGTGCCAGCCGTCAGTTACGATGAAACACGAAACGAGCGGGAGAACGAATCCCGCACCGCGCGTGAACGTGTCAGCATTTTTCTCATCGGACGCGCTGATCCCGAAGCCGACCAGCTTGCGACCACTCTGGTGCGCTGCCGTAAGTTTCTCGATCAGCACCGCACGGCCTCCGACCCGGAAACCCAGGAGTTCGTCCGCATCATCGTTGAGCGCCTGACCCGCACTGCCAACGAACTGGAGCGCAAGCTCCAGGCGGCCCTTCTCGCGGGATCATTCATCGCCCACGGAGCGCACCAGCCGGTGTCCGAGCGGGGAGCGGATGTGATGGAGGCCGCCAAAAGTTTTCTCGCCGATGCCGCGGCGCGAGTCTTCGACCGTTACCCGGAGGCGCCTCATCAGGCGGATACCGGTCTTGCCGAAAAATTCCTCAAAACTCCCCTTGATCGCATAACCACAGCCGAAGATCCCCTCGGTCTGGTCAGCCGGGCCGGCGGCCGAGCCCAGATCAGGACCGACCATAAAGCGATCGTCTCCATCAAGGACTTCCTCGGGCAGCAGGGGCAGGTCGAGGGTCGGCGGCTGCTTGACCATTTCGCCGCTCCCTCCTTCGGTTGGGCCAAAGATACGATTCGCTATCTGCTCGCCGGTGCCTTCCTCGGTGGTGAAATCAAGCTCCGCATTGCCGGTCATGACCATGTGGTCAAAAACGATGAGACCTTCGCGGCCTTCTCTTCCAATAGAGCGATCGGTGCCGTCGGGATCTCCTTGCGGCAGGAGCGCCCTGACCCAGAGGCGTTGGTTCGCGCCAGTGATCGGCTGAGGGTTCTGACCGGCGAAAACATTCTCCCACTGGAAGACGAGATCGCTGCGGCAGCCAAGAAATACTTCCCGAGCTATCAGGCTGCCTTCGCTCCACTTGCCATGGAGCTTTGCGCACTCGGCCTTGACAACACCGATCAGGCGGACCGAGCAGAAAATCTGGCGAACGATCTTACCGAGGTGGTCAGCGGTGACGGCTCCGACGCAGTCAAACGTATGGGCGGGATCGAAAGTCCGCTCTACGATTCATTGATATGGGGGCGAAAGCTCAAAATGGGCCTGGATAACGGACTGCGCTCGACGTTGACACATCTCACGCGATTGCGTCGCGATATTGAGGGGCTGCCGGATTCCGGCATTCCGGCACGGCTGAAAGAGACCGCTGCAGAACCGTTGGCGACCGTAAGCGACATCCTGGGCCGGGATTCCTTTTTCGATGAAATATCCTCGTTAGGAACGGCTGCCGCTGAGATCGACCGACTGGTTGCGGCTGCCGTCAACGATCTTTCCGGCCAGCAGGCGGAGCTGATCGCAGCAGAAGAGGAAAAGTGGAGCGGGTCTCCGGATTGGAACAACCTGTTGGAGGCCGAGCGTGAATGGTTCATCAGCCAGACCGGTACTCTCACCGTGAAGGCTGAAGGTAATCTTGACGGGCTGAGAAAACTTCTTTCCCACGATTTCACTCTGAACCACCAACTCCGCGATCTCGCATCCACCATGTCTGAAATGGCCGCTACGAATAAGACCAAAAAGCGAGATCCTGAACCGGAGGTGAAGGATGTTGAGGTGACCGAATTGGTTGTGCCGAAGGTATTCACCTCCACCAACGATATCGATCTGCTGATTGCTGAACTCAACAAACTGCGCGCACGGTTCTATCTGGACAAGAAGGTTCGCATTCGCTGGAAGGAAATCGACTGAT
The DNA window shown above is from Geoalkalibacter ferrihydriticus DSM 17813 and carries:
- a CDS encoding BrxE family protein, whose product is MVADLKNTSQVLNQFILMRLAVGYLGQGKQAGWWDCNFLDATGIRFLETTFPRTARAAALRATTEAACSVHDKALGRVGSYHLFRLPPAMEDLLEQTLEREDMNALFNEIQSHEAALETLHHLADALIHAPTGPVQVGVESRILTPTAVRELAAHYHSAFREGVRSYPYFAPDKDAR
- a CDS encoding BrxA family protein produces the protein MHADERYTTQLQAGLGMIPETMDLLRLWEPGMIPSHLADRAVEEGLFSRATARRTRNLVAEMFAPRYLVEQGAVASRLKFLLEQRFPSSALTQVFYLQTARAQRVFADFVIEVYWPKYMAGALSLVREDAESFIHRALDAGKMQKRWSETTIKRISGYLLGCCVDFGLLENGRGKERRINRFSIRSDVALYLAYDLHLKPLSDMSVVHHPDWRLFGLNSQEVIRLLKTLSHDGHLLIQSTADLVQISWKYRSMEECLNALTQR
- a CDS encoding BREX protein BrxB domain-containing protein, which gives rise to MHSLKDKFDEVCLRLGHGRRLESTGSDPIYYLVFPVSEILAVKRNTRAWVAKLENLGWRVVTLSMAEALNSILRQHKLRRQWLLGEKMVLDQAARTGKPIEFGEINKTLAKALTEGTDLIMLLRAKMEEATAQPNGILLLTDLEALHPYLRINSIEAQLQGSIRCPVVVLYPGKREGKTSLRFLEFYPADPNYRSEHIG
- the brxC gene encoding BREX system P-loop protein BrxC, translated to MATIRTLFDSSRALSRPIEKVITYQNRSEAQLRTEISEYVVTENIEENFADLLKKMQAAMQGGDGHEIGVWVSGFYGSGKSSFTKYLGFALDRGMKLGDDSFLHLLQNQLKTVPVRALFNQVSATYDAAVIFLDLASEMLAGASMEDISTVLYLKVLQWAGYSEDLKVAELERMLEMDGRLDSFLSRASEELDGIDWKEVRNQPLVANQIAARLACEFYPKLFPKAEDFQNLTLHVSKSELKRAEEMVELVRRKSGKKNILFIVDEVGQYVSAKPNLILNLDGLAKNLRQIGGGTVWLFATAQQTLTEDNISAMLNAPGLFKLKDRFPIQIHLEASDIKEICHKRLLTKSTPGEQELGKWFDNHGPSLRTATQLRDCGVYETGLGRKTFVDLYPFLPAHFEILLQLLGRLARKTGGLGLRSAIKVVQEVLVERSGQQNSLADEPVGHLANTVTFYDALRRDIQTSYAHIVEGVEAVVHRFPTEQLYNQVAKSIAVLQILENLPVTANNIAALLQPTVDAPARKDEVEKAIAAMLKDGMIPLGEKNGSLRFLTQTGITLQKQFDLIEFRQVDLRAEVNGVLRSIFKPLPSARLSGVRPVTAGLKIVIGGGQSVSLEGEKEAIQFHVEFVPAVSYDETRNERENESRTARERVSIFLIGRADPEADQLATTLVRCRKFLDQHRTASDPETQEFVRIIVERLTRTANELERKLQAALLAGSFIAHGAHQPVSERGADVMEAAKSFLADAAARVFDRYPEAPHQADTGLAEKFLKTPLDRITTAEDPLGLVSRAGGRAQIRTDHKAIVSIKDFLGQQGQVEGRRLLDHFAAPSFGWAKDTIRYLLAGAFLGGEIKLRIAGHDHVVKNDETFAAFSSNRAIGAVGISLRQERPDPEALVRASDRLRVLTGENILPLEDEIAAAAKKYFPSYQAAFAPLAMELCALGLDNTDQADRAENLANDLTEVVSGDGSDAVKRMGGIESPLYDSLIWGRKLKMGLDNGLRSTLTHLTRLRRDIEGLPDSGIPARLKETAAEPLATVSDILGRDSFFDEISSLGTAAAEIDRLVAAAVNDLSGQQAELIAAEEEKWSGSPDWNNLLEAEREWFISQTGTLTVKAEGNLDGLRKLLSHDFTLNHQLRDLASTMSEMAATNKTKKRDPEPEVKDVEVTELVVPKVFTSTNDIDLLIAELNKLRARFYLDKKVRIRWKEID